In Blautia sp. SC05B48, a single genomic region encodes these proteins:
- a CDS encoding [FeFe] hydrogenase, group A has product MGTMTIDGRKVEFTDEKNVLTVIRNAGINIPTLCYHSEVSTFGACRLCTVEDDRGKTFASCSEQPRDGMVIYTNSGRIKKYRKLIVELLLAAHCRDCTTCVKSGECILQELAHRLGVRNIRFENTREQHEIDDSSPSIIRDPNKCILCGNCVRACEELQGIGALGFAFRGTEAMVMPAFNKKIAETQCVNCGQCRVYCPTGAISIRTHMDEVWDALADKNTRVVAQVAPAVRVAVGDHYGLAKGRSVMGKIVNALHRMGFDEVYDTTFSADLTIMEETKEFLNRVEKGENLPLLTSCCPAWVKFITDQYKEYVPNISTCRSPQGMMSAVIKEYFRDPEHAAGKKTVMVSIMPCTAKKAEAIRPNSFTDGEQDTDIVITTTELLRMIDNFGLDFATLDPEACDMPFGFGSGGGVIFGVTGGVTEAVLRRLSPDHSKEAMHEIAECGVRGEEGIKEFTVPYKGMDINVCVASGLANARIVMERVKNGEANYHLIEVMACRRGCIMGGGQPTRSGDRTKAARARGLYNADNTMIIKKSDENPLVLELYEGLLKGKEHHLLHNEFYIKD; this is encoded by the coding sequence ATGGGTACAATGACAATTGACGGAAGAAAAGTAGAATTTACCGACGAAAAAAATGTCCTGACAGTCATCAGGAATGCCGGTATCAATATCCCCACACTGTGCTATCATTCAGAGGTTTCCACATTTGGTGCCTGTCGTCTCTGTACAGTTGAGGATGACAGAGGCAAGACATTTGCTTCCTGTTCCGAGCAGCCGAGAGACGGAATGGTTATTTATACCAATTCCGGCCGTATTAAGAAATATCGTAAACTGATCGTGGAGCTGCTTCTTGCAGCACATTGCCGTGACTGTACAACCTGTGTAAAGAGCGGCGAATGTATCCTGCAGGAGCTGGCACATCGCCTTGGTGTGCGTAATATCCGCTTCGAAAATACAAGAGAACAGCATGAGATCGATGACAGTTCACCGTCCATCATCCGTGATCCGAACAAATGTATCCTCTGCGGCAACTGTGTACGTGCCTGCGAGGAGCTTCAGGGAATCGGAGCTCTTGGATTCGCATTCCGTGGAACAGAAGCCATGGTTATGCCTGCATTCAATAAAAAGATTGCTGAGACACAGTGTGTAAACTGTGGTCAGTGCCGTGTTTACTGTCCGACAGGTGCGATCTCTATCCGTACACATATGGATGAAGTATGGGATGCACTGGCTGATAAGAATACTCGTGTTGTTGCACAGGTTGCACCGGCAGTTCGTGTTGCAGTTGGTGATCATTACGGACTTGCCAAAGGCAGAAGTGTTATGGGTAAAATCGTTAACGCGCTTCACAGAATGGGCTTTGACGAAGTATACGATACCACATTCAGTGCCGACCTTACCATCATGGAAGAGACCAAGGAGTTCCTAAACAGAGTGGAGAAGGGTGAGAATCTTCCGCTTCTGACTTCCTGCTGTCCTGCATGGGTGAAGTTTATCACTGATCAATATAAAGAATATGTTCCGAACATTTCTACCTGCCGTTCCCCACAGGGAATGATGTCTGCGGTTATCAAGGAATACTTCCGTGATCCGGAGCATGCAGCAGGCAAGAAGACCGTTATGGTTTCCATTATGCCATGTACAGCCAAGAAGGCAGAGGCAATCCGCCCGAACAGCTTTACCGATGGCGAGCAGGATACCGATATCGTTATCACAACCACAGAGCTTCTCCGCATGATTGATAACTTTGGTCTTGATTTTGCAACACTGGATCCGGAAGCATGTGATATGCCGTTTGGATTTGGTTCCGGCGGTGGCGTTATCTTCGGTGTTACCGGTGGTGTTACCGAGGCAGTTCTTCGAAGACTGAGCCCGGATCACAGCAAGGAAGCCATGCATGAGATTGCAGAGTGCGGTGTTCGTGGTGAAGAGGGAATCAAGGAATTTACCGTGCCGTATAAAGGAATGGATATCAATGTATGTGTTGCCAGCGGCCTTGCAAATGCAAGAATCGTTATGGAACGTGTAAAGAACGGTGAGGCAAACTATCATCTGATCGAGGTTATGGCGTGCCGCCGTGGATGTATCATGGGTGGTGGTCAGCCGACCAGATCCGGTGACAGGACCAAGGCAGCCAGAGCAAGGGGTCTGTATAATGCAGATAATACCATGATCATCAAGAAGTCCGATGAGAACCCGCTGGTTCTGGAGCTTTATGAGGGACTTCTCAAGGGCAAAGAGCATCATTTGCTTCATAATGAGTTTTATATTAAAGACTGA